Proteins encoded within one genomic window of Parolsenella massiliensis:
- a CDS encoding PTS sugar transporter subunit IIA translates to MAILDSSHVILDCTATSRDEVLELAANKAVELGAGSDAATLLGGLKAREAEGSTGMMSGFAIPHCKSASVSEPCIVVLRFAEPVEWQTMDKAPVDCAIALFIPDGELGTEHLRILSKIAASLMHEDFCHAIKGAADEGAVVAAINAGLDN, encoded by the coding sequence ATGGCTATCCTTGATTCGTCCCACGTGATCCTAGACTGCACCGCCACCTCGCGTGACGAGGTTCTCGAGCTCGCTGCCAACAAGGCCGTCGAGCTTGGCGCCGGCTCCGACGCCGCCACCCTCCTCGGGGGCCTCAAGGCTCGCGAGGCCGAGGGCTCCACGGGCATGATGAGCGGCTTCGCCATCCCGCACTGTAAGAGCGCCTCCGTGTCCGAGCCCTGCATCGTCGTGCTGCGCTTCGCCGAGCCCGTCGAGTGGCAGACGATGGACAAGGCCCCGGTCGACTGCGCCATCGCGCTGTTCATTCCCGACGGGGAGCTGGGCACCGAGCACCTCCGCATCCTGTCGAAGATCGCGGCCTCGCTCATGCACGAGGACTTCTGCCACGCCATCAAGGGCGCCGCGGACGAGGGTGCCGTCGTCGCCGCCATCAACGCGGGCCTCGATAACTAG
- the ptsP gene encoding phosphoenolpyruvate--protein phosphotransferase, which yields MYKGVNASEGIGIGNVMVAVEPDLSFEPHEVADAAAEKQRYADALAVFCEKTQAQADHMKETVGEAEAEIMSGHIMLAQDPGMTDSINQAIDGGTCAEQALVDTSTMFENMFLAMDDEMFRLRAADIADIRTGILAELLGKEVVDLSVLPENTIVVVHDLTPSMTATIDKPHVAGIVTETGGRTSHSAIIARALEIPAVLSVANSCSALRNGMRAIVDGTEGVVIADPEAEVLDKYTKAAETFAAEKAALESFRGQKTVTADGIEKILACNIGSPDDVANALDHDCEAIGLFRSEFLFMDSAELPSEDEQFEAYRKVASALKGAPVIIRTLDVGGDKEIPYLHMQKEDNPFMGFRAVRYCLANPDQYKVQLRALLRASAFGDVKIMIPLVTCVEEVRAVKALVEECKRELTDEGRKFNENIEVGIMVETPAASLIADKLAEVADFFSIGTNDLIGYTMCADRGNDTISNLYQVYYPSVLRSLKNIIESGSKAGIMVGMCGEAAADPLLEPLLISWGLEEFSMSAPSILRARKTISQWSKAECDALAEKVLALDTAEEVKAALEAAQK from the coding sequence ATGTACAAGGGTGTCAACGCATCTGAGGGCATCGGCATCGGCAACGTCATGGTCGCCGTCGAGCCCGACCTGTCCTTTGAGCCGCATGAGGTCGCCGACGCCGCTGCCGAGAAGCAGCGCTACGCCGACGCACTCGCCGTCTTCTGCGAGAAGACCCAGGCCCAGGCCGACCACATGAAGGAGACCGTGGGCGAGGCCGAGGCAGAGATCATGAGCGGCCACATCATGCTCGCTCAGGATCCCGGCATGACCGACTCCATCAACCAGGCCATCGACGGCGGCACCTGCGCCGAGCAGGCTCTCGTGGACACCTCGACCATGTTCGAGAACATGTTCCTGGCCATGGACGACGAGATGTTCCGCCTGCGCGCGGCCGACATCGCCGACATCCGCACCGGCATCCTCGCCGAGCTCCTCGGCAAGGAGGTCGTCGACCTCTCCGTGCTCCCCGAGAACACGATCGTCGTCGTGCACGACCTCACCCCGTCCATGACCGCCACCATCGACAAGCCGCACGTGGCCGGCATCGTCACCGAGACCGGCGGCCGCACCTCTCACTCCGCGATCATCGCCCGCGCTCTGGAGATCCCGGCCGTCCTGTCCGTTGCCAACAGCTGCTCCGCGCTGCGCAACGGCATGCGCGCCATCGTCGACGGCACCGAGGGCGTCGTCATCGCCGACCCCGAGGCCGAGGTTCTCGACAAGTACACCAAGGCCGCCGAGACCTTCGCCGCCGAGAAGGCCGCCCTCGAGTCCTTCCGTGGCCAGAAGACCGTGACGGCCGACGGCATCGAGAAGATCCTCGCCTGCAACATCGGCTCGCCCGACGACGTCGCCAACGCACTCGACCACGACTGCGAGGCCATCGGCCTGTTCCGCTCCGAGTTCCTCTTCATGGACTCCGCCGAGCTGCCCTCCGAGGACGAGCAGTTCGAGGCCTACCGCAAGGTTGCCTCCGCGCTCAAGGGCGCCCCGGTCATCATCCGCACGCTCGACGTGGGCGGCGACAAGGAGATCCCCTATCTGCACATGCAGAAGGAGGACAACCCCTTCATGGGCTTCCGCGCCGTGCGCTACTGCCTTGCCAATCCCGACCAGTACAAGGTTCAGCTCCGCGCCCTGCTGCGCGCCTCCGCCTTCGGTGACGTCAAGATCATGATCCCGCTCGTCACCTGCGTCGAGGAGGTCCGTGCCGTCAAGGCGCTCGTCGAGGAGTGCAAGCGTGAGCTCACCGACGAGGGTCGCAAGTTCAACGAGAACATCGAGGTCGGCATCATGGTCGAGACGCCTGCCGCCTCCCTCATCGCCGACAAGCTCGCCGAGGTCGCCGACTTCTTCTCCATCGGCACGAACGACCTCATCGGCTACACGATGTGCGCCGACCGTGGCAACGACACGATCTCCAACCTCTACCAGGTCTACTACCCGTCCGTCCTGCGCTCGCTCAAGAACATCATCGAGAGCGGCTCCAAGGCCGGCATCATGGTGGGCATGTGCGGCGAGGCTGCCGCCGACCCGCTGCTCGAGCCGCTGCTGATCTCCTGGGGCCTGGAGGAGTTCTCCATGTCCGCCCCGAGCATCCTGCGCGCCCGCAAGACCATCTCCCAGTGGAGCAAGGCCGAGTGTGACGCGCTGGCCGAGAAGGTCCTCGCGCTCGACACTGCCGAGGAGGTCAAGGCCGCGCTCGAGGCTGCCCAGAAGTAG
- a CDS encoding N-acetylmuramoyl-L-alanine amidase has protein sequence MSRARVLASRLAALVGVALVATIACGTPALAYTQREQIVSSGHGRISPSYLVIHDTDNPGASAWNHVCYWRDNNVPMAHYVMSTDGHTVYHTQRDDTLAWQVGYGNRYCVGIELCYATSRADFLSQWDEAAQWAADYLNSRGWGIDRMISHSEASSRWGGSDHTDPVPYFRRYGRTWAEFKADVASRMRGGGSTVSADAGLGDTSWTGPRMVAAWQSQLGTPSDGEISGQAPYNANSVQWAITVSPATRGGRGSQMVVALQRFLVRRGYGVGASGADGHMGRDTVRALQRFLNDEVGAGLDVDGWYGHATSRAVGTALQRGLFGR, from the coding sequence GTGAGCAGGGCTAGAGTACTCGCGTCCCGCCTGGCGGCGCTCGTCGGGGTCGCGCTCGTCGCGACCATCGCGTGCGGCACGCCGGCGCTCGCCTACACGCAGCGCGAGCAGATAGTGTCATCCGGCCATGGGCGCATCTCGCCCAGCTACCTGGTCATCCATGACACGGACAACCCGGGCGCGAGCGCCTGGAACCACGTCTGCTACTGGCGCGACAACAACGTGCCCATGGCACACTACGTCATGAGCACGGACGGCCACACCGTCTACCACACGCAGCGCGACGACACGCTCGCCTGGCAGGTCGGCTACGGCAACCGCTACTGCGTCGGCATCGAGCTGTGCTACGCGACGAGCCGCGCGGACTTCCTGTCGCAGTGGGACGAGGCGGCGCAGTGGGCCGCCGACTACCTCAACTCGCGGGGGTGGGGCATCGACCGCATGATCTCGCACAGCGAGGCGTCGTCCCGCTGGGGAGGCTCCGACCACACGGACCCGGTGCCGTACTTCCGGCGCTACGGCCGCACGTGGGCCGAGTTCAAGGCCGACGTCGCGTCCAGGATGCGCGGGGGCGGCTCGACCGTCTCGGCGGACGCGGGGCTGGGCGACACGTCCTGGACGGGGCCGCGCATGGTCGCCGCCTGGCAGAGCCAGCTGGGCACGCCGAGCGACGGCGAGATCAGCGGCCAGGCGCCGTACAACGCCAACTCCGTGCAGTGGGCCATCACGGTCAGCCCGGCCACCCGCGGCGGCCGCGGCTCGCAGATGGTCGTCGCCCTGCAGCGCTTCCTCGTCCGCAGGGGCTACGGCGTGGGCGCCTCGGGCGCGGACGGGCACATGGGACGCGACACCGTGCGGGCGCTCCAGCGCTTCCTCAACGACGAGGTCGGCGCGGGCCTGGACGTGGACGGCTGGTACGGCCACGCCACGTCGCGGGCCGTCGGCACGGCGCTCCAGAGGGGCCTGTTCGGCCGCTAG
- a CDS encoding HPr family phosphocarrier protein, which yields MVSEKVTLINPQGLHMRPAGTFASAMGKFASTVTVVADGKETNGKSPMALMAAGLSCGTEIEIKCDGADEADALAAAVELVKSGIGE from the coding sequence ATGGTTTCCGAGAAGGTCACGCTCATCAACCCGCAGGGTCTGCACATGCGTCCGGCTGGCACGTTTGCCTCCGCCATGGGCAAGTTCGCCTCCACCGTCACCGTCGTCGCTGACGGCAAGGAGACCAACGGCAAGTCGCCGATGGCCCTCATGGCCGCTGGCCTTTCCTGCGGCACCGAGATTGAGATCAAGTGTGACGGTGCCGACGAGGCCGACGCCCTCGCCGCTGCCGTCGAGCTCGTCAAGAGCGGCATCGGCGAGTAG
- a CDS encoding 1-phosphofructokinase family hexose kinase — MIYTVTFNPAVDYVMHPLTLDMGFTNRSSSEEVRCGGNGINVSSILNELNVDTICLGIIAGFTGDYILDTLQSAGVTCNFVRLDKGFTRINVKLNGIVMTIINGMGPKIPNDKVDELFGRLDRIKAGDTLVLTGSIPKCLPDDMYQIIMTRLAGRGIRFVVDAPGSLLLQSLESEPFMIKPNNHELGKLFDVNPETPEECMPYARMLHERGAQNVVVSCGGEGSALVAADGNEYVTKCPPCHLVNATGAGDSMVAGFLASLDRGMSYQDALNFASACGSATAASKGLAKRATIDKFYSSLQGVMAEFEAEKAKAAKASEGAAK, encoded by the coding sequence TTGATCTACACCGTTACCTTTAACCCCGCTGTCGACTACGTCATGCACCCGCTCACGCTCGACATGGGCTTCACGAACCGCTCCTCGAGCGAGGAGGTCCGCTGCGGCGGCAACGGCATCAACGTCTCGAGCATCCTGAACGAGCTCAACGTGGACACGATCTGCCTCGGCATCATCGCTGGCTTCACGGGCGACTACATCCTCGACACGCTGCAGTCCGCCGGCGTCACGTGCAACTTCGTGCGCCTGGACAAGGGCTTCACGCGCATCAACGTCAAGCTCAACGGCATCGTGATGACGATCATCAACGGCATGGGCCCCAAGATCCCCAACGACAAGGTCGACGAGCTGTTCGGCCGCCTGGACCGCATCAAGGCCGGCGACACGCTCGTGCTCACGGGCTCCATCCCCAAGTGCCTGCCCGATGACATGTACCAGATCATCATGACGCGCCTGGCCGGCCGCGGCATCCGCTTCGTCGTCGACGCCCCGGGCTCGCTGCTGCTCCAGTCGCTCGAGTCCGAGCCGTTCATGATCAAGCCCAACAACCACGAGCTGGGCAAGCTGTTCGACGTCAACCCCGAGACGCCCGAGGAGTGCATGCCCTACGCGCGCATGCTCCACGAGCGCGGCGCCCAGAACGTCGTCGTCTCCTGCGGTGGCGAGGGCTCTGCCCTCGTTGCGGCCGACGGCAACGAGTACGTCACCAAGTGCCCACCGTGCCACCTCGTGAACGCCACCGGCGCCGGTGACTCCATGGTCGCCGGCTTCCTCGCGAGCCTCGACCGCGGCATGTCCTACCAGGACGCGCTCAACTTCGCCTCCGCGTGCGGCTCCGCCACTGCGGCAAGCAAGGGTCTCGCCAAGCGCGCCACCATCGACAAGTTCTACTCGTCGCTGCAGGGCGTCATGGCCGAGTTCGAGGCCGAGAAGGCAAAGGCCGCCAAGGCCTCCGAGGGCGCCGCAAAGTAA